From Streptomonospora salina, the proteins below share one genomic window:
- a CDS encoding SDR family NAD(P)-dependent oxidoreductase produces the protein MELNGVAALVSGGASGLGEATVKELASAGATVVVADLNSERGEALAKEVGGVFVSTDVSDEEQVQAAVQAAVGTGKPLRVAVSCAGIGWATRTVDKAGAPHDLASYKKVVEVNLIGTFNVLRLAASAMSQNEPATEDGERGAIVNTASVAGLEGQIGQIAYSSSKGGIIGMTVPAARDLAAAGIRVNTIAPGILDTPIYGEGPESEEFKQRLASPVPFPKRLGTPGEFGKLARALVENGYINAETVRLDGGLRMPPK, from the coding sequence ATGGAGCTGAATGGAGTTGCCGCCCTGGTTTCCGGCGGCGCAAGCGGGCTGGGTGAAGCCACCGTCAAGGAACTCGCCTCGGCGGGTGCGACCGTCGTCGTCGCCGACCTGAACAGCGAGCGCGGCGAGGCGCTGGCCAAGGAGGTCGGGGGCGTGTTCGTATCCACCGACGTCTCCGACGAGGAGCAGGTGCAGGCGGCGGTGCAGGCGGCCGTCGGCACCGGCAAGCCGCTGCGCGTGGCGGTGTCGTGCGCGGGGATCGGCTGGGCCACCCGCACCGTCGACAAGGCGGGCGCGCCCCACGACCTCGCCAGCTACAAGAAGGTCGTCGAGGTCAACCTGATCGGCACCTTCAACGTGCTGCGGTTGGCCGCGTCGGCGATGTCGCAGAACGAGCCCGCCACCGAGGACGGCGAGCGCGGCGCGATCGTCAACACGGCGTCGGTCGCCGGCCTCGAAGGCCAGATCGGCCAGATCGCCTACTCGTCCTCCAAGGGCGGGATCATCGGCATGACCGTGCCCGCGGCCCGCGACCTGGCCGCCGCCGGCATCCGCGTGAACACCATCGCGCCCGGCATTCTGGACACGCCGATCTACGGCGAGGGCCCCGAGTCCGAGGAGTTCAAGCAGCGCCTGGCCTCCCCGGTGCCGTTCCCCAAGCGCCTGGGTACGCCCGGCGAATTCGGCAAGCTGGCCCGAGCGCTGGTCGAGAACGGCTACATCAACGCCGAGACCGTCCGGCTCGACGGCGGCCTGCGGATGCCGCCGAAGTAG
- a CDS encoding crotonase/enoyl-CoA hydratase family protein, which yields MSDEVSFTAENGVAVITIDRPKAKNAVNAAVAQGVAAALDELDSRTDLVVGILTGAGETFCSGMDLKAFMQGEVPTVEGRGFAGFAQRPPRKPLIAAVEGYALAGGFEAVLACDLVVAADDAKFGIPEVKRGLVAGGGGLLRLQRRIPRNIAMEFALTGDFVDAPRMAELGLVNSVTAPGGALEGARGLAERIAANAPMSVAVSKEVIGASDDWSSEEMWQRQDEIAGPVFVSHDAMEGAAAFAEKRAPQWKGE from the coding sequence ATGAGCGACGAGGTGAGCTTCACCGCCGAAAACGGCGTCGCCGTCATCACTATCGACCGCCCCAAGGCCAAGAACGCGGTCAACGCCGCCGTGGCCCAGGGCGTCGCCGCGGCCCTGGACGAGCTGGACTCCCGTACCGACCTGGTCGTGGGCATCCTGACCGGCGCGGGGGAGACCTTCTGTTCGGGCATGGACCTCAAGGCGTTCATGCAGGGCGAGGTTCCCACCGTCGAAGGGCGCGGCTTCGCCGGCTTCGCCCAGCGGCCGCCGCGCAAGCCGCTGATCGCGGCGGTGGAGGGCTACGCGCTGGCCGGGGGCTTCGAGGCGGTACTGGCCTGCGACCTGGTGGTCGCCGCCGACGACGCGAAGTTCGGCATCCCCGAGGTCAAGCGCGGGCTGGTGGCCGGCGGCGGCGGGTTGCTGCGCCTGCAGCGCCGCATCCCCCGCAACATCGCCATGGAGTTCGCGTTGACCGGCGACTTCGTCGATGCGCCGCGCATGGCCGAGCTGGGCCTGGTCAACAGCGTGACCGCTCCGGGAGGCGCGCTGGAGGGCGCCCGCGGACTCGCGGAGCGCATCGCGGCCAACGCCCCGATGTCGGTCGCCGTCTCCAAGGAGGTCATCGGCGCCTCCGACGACTGGTCGAGCGAGGAGATGTGGCAGCGCCAAGACGAGATCGCCGGCCCGGTGTTCGTCAGCCACGACGCCATGGAGGGCGCGGCGGCCTTCGCCGAGAAGCGCGCGCCGCAGTGGAAGGGCGAATGA